In the genome of Primulina eburnea isolate SZY01 chromosome 13, ASM2296580v1, whole genome shotgun sequence, the window ATTCACAAATCTCATCATCAAATGCCAGTTAATATTAACTTCAAAGTATATATTTTGACATCCTCAAATAATCCAATTTgagtatttaaaatataaaatcaagtatttgtggaCTTAAATTATGTTTTATTTGTATTAATCTAGCCTCTAGAtatcacatttttatttcacgGATGTCATCATCAATGTCACTCAATATTAACTTCAAGCTATATTTTGACATCCCCAAATATTGGGTATGAGTATTTAtagagtaaaatcaagtatttataGACTCGAATTAGATACTATTTGTACCAATTTAGTTATTacattttaacttcacaaatgacaCAATCAAAAGTTACTTAATATTACTTGAAACTCAAGTATTTTCTACACGTTTGAAGTGTTCAAATAGCAAAATCAAAGATTTGGAACCCAAAATATGTGTGTTATcggtcaaaataaatatttttcttattccatgaggaatgagaaatatgttttttcaaaaattagatgACATGACTAAGTCATTTTAATGCATTTTCAATGAAAAGACCAACAATGTCTGAATTTATGATGATTGTTCAAAGATCCAGCATTTTCTTACACATTTGGATTATTCCAAGAGTCAAATCAAACATCTGAAGCTTCAAAATAGGTATTCtatatgtcaaaataactacttaatcttatttcatgatGAGTGGGAaactactttttttttaaaaaaaataacatgaATAAGTCATCATAATGCATTTTTAATGAAAAGACCAACAACGATTAAATTTATGTTAATTGctcgaaaatataaatttttttacacATCTGGAGTATTCCAAgagcgaaatcaagtatttaaaaCGCTAAAATAGGTACTACTTTTGGTAGATGGAGAAGACACAATTATTTTGAtagataaaattatatatttatttaaataataaaaaggaaaaaaaaatgtaaatttagCTTTATAGGAAGTTAAAACTAATTTTGTAGTGTTGTCAGGTAttgatttgtaaaaaaaattacttatgTACTGAATCTTAAATCAAAGATGCACAGATGTATTCTTTTCAAATTTATCGATACTTAATTTACACTATATCATACATATTATATATACTTCACACCCGAATCGTATCGTGTGAAATGATATGTCTGcaccaaaacatttttaacacATTGATAAGCACGAAATATGTTCACCCATTAACATTATGAACAGATATGTCTTGTTCGTCTACACACATTAAACACACTTTCAAGTATTGCTTGAAACATGAACTTTGAGTTTATTACAATGTGATATAGGCCAACCCTAATAAATGAAGTGGAAGAATAgacttctttctttcttttttttaagaAGAAGAGAATAGACTTTTTTGGGACATGTGAATAGACTAGCATCCATGTCCTTGTTTATAAAGAGGAGTGAGTGAAGTGGGGCATTTGTCCATGTGAAAAGTTATCAAATATACATGATGTGTCACTAGAATTAGCCATAAAGTAACGTTTCACCTAATATATTAAACACGCAAATCCAGTGCCTTTCCTCAAACAACATAAGAAACCATGAATCCCAATAATTGCTGTATGATCCTCAAAACATGCAGTTTCGCTCacttcttttgttttttttgtaaAGCAATATCATAGCTATTACCAGACTTGTAACTGAATATCTTGatacgaattgattgcgaagcCTCAAAATTGCACATCATAACGAGTACACACAGTCGAATTCATTGCAAATGTCTAAATTATGACATCTGAGCTCTCAACAAAACACCCAATTAATCGCACAATGCAGACCAGACCTTCTATGGTTTAGCAAGAGTAAATGGACTGAGTATAGTATGAGAGTATAGTATGAGAAAGATTGGTTAATTGATCAACCAAAATGCAAGAAAGGTGTAGATGAACGTGGAGAAAAAGAAAACCCTTTCACACCACAGTACAAGCTCGTTTTTCAATGTTAATAATCAAAATGAAGATCCCAAACGGACCAAAAAAATGATGGAGAGCTACCTTGTCCAAACCAATAACCATTGGATGAAAAAGAAAGAGATGTGCCATGTACCACAAAAAAagggtgtttcatagattaaaACCTTGGAGAAGGAATACCAGATTCAGAAAGTGACAAAAAATTCCCATAGTAAGTTAAAAAAACGACCGTATAAAATGGCACTAATACATGCATTCAAAATTTGCTAaggccatctccaacccataAATCTATTTTGGTGCAGTTTCTGCACTAAAATGGTGCAGTTTCTACATCAAATATAACATTCATCTCCAACCcatttacttcaaatcttacACTAAAAAGTATATTCCTAGAATATTCTTTTTGttactatttatttataaatttatcaatataattataattaatgttaatattaatattataattataattaatttttttgtgttttaatttttattatgaattatattttatattatttaattttactattcaattatataatattattattaaaaatatttaatacatattaatattaattaaaaaaattttaaaaaatcattaaatcaaattattccttatttatttatttaattttttcttattatttattaaatcattaaatcaaattattctttaattattatttataaatctttatatctaattattaaaataatatattattatttaaataatatttataatttttaatataaatatttataataaataaaaacaaaaaaattataaaaaaaataaagagctCTGCGCCAAATTGGCGCAGAGCTCTTCTCTGCGCCAAATTTGGCGCAGAGTAGATGGAGCTGCGCTATTTTGGCAAAATAGCGCAGCTCCATTGGAGAGAAAACCCTGCGCCAAAATGGCGTTTTACGCCATTTTGGCGCAGGGTTGGAGTTGCCCTAAAAAAAACCTTCATTACATACAATACAACCATATAACACGACAAAATATATGCAATGGCCTAAGCAGTTCCAAGGCACCATTCACCATTTCTAATCCTAGTCTCATCGACCAAGCCAACATTTGAAACAGAAAGTGCAACACCATTCGAAGACACAGTTAAACAAACATCACTCTAATATTGTAAAATTCACATACTATTTTAATCAATATTCGATCTTTGCCCTTGAAAAGTTTGCAAAACTGTAAGGAGCATGCACACGACAAATCTCTCATCAAAAACCTCTAAGAAAAGAAAATACATACCGTAGATGAAAATTTTGCATTATTATGCATTCTTGATCAACCTTTATTGATCAGTATTGTACATTTCATCGTAAATTGTATCATGAACTGCTTTATTCAAGCTCTGCGTTAGGCATAAATGCATTCCTCAGCACAATGGCCCAATACACGAGTAGTAAGTACAATGTTCAACTCCGTTTTACTACAAAGGTGAACAGCCAAACAATTCACCTAAGTTTGACACACAACCACTATTTACACAGCCGATTTCCTCAGCAAatcaattacagaaacaattaTCATGCTCCTCCATAAACACTCTGACAGCCCGAAGAAGCTTAATCAAGAAAAACAGAATCACACCATATCGCTacttaattataatcagagcaGCATAAAAACACACCATTTTCCGACTAAATTATAATCACGTGCAGCAAAGCGGACAGCGAACAAGTCCATTTTCATTGCACTCGGGACACCTCCTGGTCTGTTCCTCATCCTCATCAAACACTTTTCGACTCCCGCTGCAATTCACACACGAGACAAATCTCACATCATCACACATGCTGCAAGGCTGAAACCCACGAAGAGGAAGCCCCTTAGTAAGCTTAATCAGCTCACCAGCTTCGAGTAATTGTTTTATCACGTCAGCACCGCCAATATACTTCCCCTTAATAAACACCTGCGGCAAGCTGACATTATTTTCGCCGAGGACTTTTTGTAACTCCTTCCTGTAAGCTACATCCATGGAAATGTCCCTCTCATCAAGATTTACGCGAAACCCCCGAAAAATCATTCGCACACTGTGACAATCCTGGAATGTTTTTCGTATTCCTCGGAGGCTGGTGAAATAAACAACGACCCTATCCTCGGTACCAGGAAGCCTGAAGAGGGAATCCGAGACGGGAAAAGAGATGTTTTTGGGAACGGAATTTGAAGAATCTAACGCTGTCAACAACAATTTGGTGGATTTTGTAGGTGGGGTGCACGGTGATGCCAAATGTTGTGGATTTAGAGGGGTGGAGGATTGTTTTGGGGATTCAAAAATCGAGCACAATTTCCTGACCTTACCCTTCAACGAATTACCGGCGGAGACCATTGAACCGAAGGACGAGCTGTACAAACTCTTGATGGAGCCGTTCCTCTGGAGCGCCGGTGAATTATATAGGTTGTATAGGGGCTTGTGACCGATCCCATCCCCCGCCGCCACCGCCGAAGCCGAGGAATTTATAGTTACAGAACGGTTCAACATCCATGACGAGTTGTTCTTATTATTCTGCTGGATTTTACGATCAGCCATCAAATAAACGAAGATTTTTAATATCCTATGAAACCAAGGCGAGGTTGGATGGCGTAGGCGGCGGCGGAGGACGGTGGACGGAGATGTTCTGCGGCGGTAATGGAAGCGTGGGTTGGAAGAAATTTTAGAAGGGAAAAATTGGGTGGAAAAGAAAGTGAGAGAAGAAGGGTGCGGGGCCGAGCTTTTTTATAAGTTGAGTTTGCGTGTATGAGGAATTTGGTAATTTATTTAAGgggaaaatttaattaaattttttggaAATCCAAATCGAAAAGGAAGAATTTGCGATTTTGGTCATCGATATTTACTATTTATaattatgatataattttttttcctcctCGAATTCAATCTCAGTTTGCTATAATTAT includes:
- the LOC140809908 gene encoding uncharacterized protein At5g39865-like — encoded protein: MADRKIQQNNKNNSSWMLNRSVTINSSASAVAAGDGIGHKPLYNLYNSPALQRNGSIKSLYSSSFGSMVSAGNSLKGKVRKLCSIFESPKQSSTPLNPQHLASPCTPPTKSTKLLLTALDSSNSVPKNISFPVSDSLFRLPGTEDRVVVYFTSLRGIRKTFQDCHSVRMIFRGFRVNLDERDISMDVAYRKELQKVLGENNVSLPQVFIKGKYIGGADVIKQLLEAGELIKLTKGLPLRGFQPCSMCDDVRFVSCVNCSGSRKVFDEDEEQTRRCPECNENGLVRCPLCCT